A genomic stretch from Channa argus isolate prfri chromosome 24, Channa argus male v1.0, whole genome shotgun sequence includes:
- the timm22 gene encoding mitochondrial import inner membrane translocase subunit Tim22, with amino-acid sequence MAATTGAPSAATPDPQGPASVGTGMDNPTIQYSMILDHLIGDKRSVKDLNPAVMGGLPVPPKSEEQKMIERGMESCAFKSTLACVGGFVLGGAFGVFTAGIDTNVGFDPKDPLRTPTAREVLKDMGQRGMSYAKNFAIVGAMFSCTECIIESHRGISDWKNAVYSGCVTGGAIGFRAGLKAGVLGCGGFAAFSAAIEYYLR; translated from the exons ATGGCGGCCACCACGGGTGCTCCGAGTGCTGCTACCCCGGACCCACAAGGTCCAGCTTCGGTTGGCACGGGTATGGACAATCCAACGATTCAGTACAGTATGATTCTGGACCATCTCATCGGGGACAAGAGGTCTGTGAAGGACTTGAATCCGGCTGTTATGGGAGGATTGCCAGTGCCTCCTAAAAGCGAGGAGCAGAAGATGATCGAGAGGGGAATGGAGAGCTGCGCTTTCAAGTCTACTTTGGCTTGCGTCGGAG GGTTCGTCCTGGGAGGTGCATTTGGTGTTTTCACGGCTGGAATTGATACCAATGTTGGCTTTGACCCCAAAGACCCTCTCAGAACTCCCACAGCACGAGAAGTCCTCAAAGACATGGGCCAGAGGGGGATGTCCTATGCCAAGAACTTTGCTATAGTGGGCGCCATGTTCTCCTGTACAGAATGCATTATAGAATCA CACAGAGGCATATCTGATTGGAAGAACGCTGTGTACAGTGGTTGTGTAACTGGAGGAGCCATTGGATTTCGTG cTGGTCTGAAGGCAGGTGTCCTGGGATGTGGAGGTTTTGCTGCATTCTCAGCTGCCATCGAATATTATTTGCGATGA